In the genome of Stigmatopora nigra isolate UIUO_SnigA chromosome 7, RoL_Snig_1.1, whole genome shotgun sequence, the window gtccatttatataaaaaaaactaaatattatatctataagCAATCTCATGTAACAAATATATGGAATTGAAGTTAGTATCCTATTTTTTCAGATAAGGCTTTTTGCCTTTGACTACAACAATGGAGGGGAAAAATAGCACTATTCACTTGTTGGCTGTTATATACACATCTTCTTTGAGAACATTGCGGGCAGCCTAGGCGTGCTCCTTAATGTTTACGACCTGCTTCATACCTGTAAATTTCCCCCCGCGGCTTCTGGCAGTAGGCTTTGAGCTcgtaaaatgtgcatttttaccAAGATGTACGCATCTAAGGTCGCATGCCAATGACGGCTCCTCTATTGTCGTGTCTGGGTCTCTCTCCGTGACTACACCGCCATTTCTTATCACCACCTTAGTGTGCACAAACCCACTTCTAACACTTGATCCCCCACATGTGCTTTTCTCTGCAGACAATCTGAAAGGGAGACAGCTTCTTCACACTACCTACAAAATGTTTATGACGGCCGCGGGTGTTGAAGGTGAGTGTTTTTATCCTAGTCATACAGGTGCACACGCAATATGAAATAGTTAGGGTTGCAGCAGTTTGAAAATGAGCCACCCGCACATTCACAGCAGCTTTAATCCCCACTTCAGCACCGCCGATCTTATCGGCAGGTATTAACGTCTGAATGGGTACCATTGAGAGCAGCATGGGGACTGACAGTGCCCTGCGCTCCTCGCTTTCTTCCTACTTATCTCACCTCCCTTGCTTCCTCctctttttaatttacttcaaATGCTCCCTCTGATCCCGTTTACGCACTTGTCTTCCCTCTTGCTGGAAAATTCATCTTATATTTGCCCTCCTTTCTTCGATAGGTAGTAAAAGTACTCATTCGGTACTGAAGGGGAGGTGCATTACTCATAGTAGGTTAGGTAGGGTAGATGGGATGAAGTTTTAGTATGGATTTAAAATACACTATAATCTTTACAGGTGAATTAAACTAGATatttaataactttttttccattgcacTCTTGCGatataatttgatatttaaatggaagaaaaacatggccatggaggtgttttttttccaatttgtagCAGTTTGCTTGGGAAATTCAGGCCTTTTTGATTGGGAAATTTCAGTTTTGAGACTGACAATGGAAGAGCTGCAGAAAAGCATAGGagtgaataaaatatatttggggaataaaagaaaaaataagagcCCTGACCAAATTATGCCATTTTTTGTGcacaatgtgcaaaaaaatagtgAAATGCTGAACAATTAGACATGCATTAAAAAGTTAACTGCTCATAGAAAGTGTACTTCCTAAGCTTATAGtacattttaagtcattttctaCTACTGGTGATATCAAACCAACATATATTATTGGTTTAACACAACAATTAGTAGCaagtacaaatacaaaataataaatacttaaGTAGCGTACATATGGTACATGAAATATCTTTTCCTGACATCCCCCAAATGTTTTCATAGTTCTCAGCCTGCTGTTCCACTGCGTCTACTGGGGCTTGTACGCTCAGGATGGAGTTGGCAATGGCAGCTTGAAAATTCTTGGTGAGTTATATTGTATTGTGTTGTGAGGGATATGCACTAATATAGCTAATCAAAAGTAATATACTGTTCTCGAGTGTAACTTTGCATGAAatttaagtatttttctttagatCAATTAACTTGCTCAATATACAGTTACAATTCTTATATATACAATTTAACTCTGCTCTACAgagtagggttttttttctactgaaGCTAAAaatattgggtaaaaaaaaattaaaatgcatgaTGGTTTTTATACATGCTCACGAcgagctttttatttttgcacttgaAAATGTTCCAATAGTGTGGGTGTGACTCTGTGGAATAGTTcttattccccatttttttttcttagccaTTTACCTTCATGTCtcctctttgtgtgtgtgtgtgtgtgtgtgtgtgtgtctccagGGAAATTACTGTTCTCCATAAGTTTCCTCGTGTTCCTGCTTATGCTCATATTGCTGGGCAAAGGTTTTACCGTCACCAGGTGAGGAATACTCTAGTGTAAAATATGcttatattaaacattatttttaattccatttcctgataaaataagaatataaaTACTTGTTAACACTGTATCAGACTCGTTTTGATGTAAATGTCTCTAAATTCTCCTTTtcttaaagaaaattaaatccaaaactaatttaaatgactaaaaaaagatttgttgctgctttttctctgttttccaaatccccccaaaaaatctgcacctgtttttataaaaaaaaaaaaattaaatcacatggaaaaaaaacgtatatttGTCCCTTGACAAATATAAGTTTGACACCTCTGCCCTACAGTGTTGCTCTTTGTGAATTTAGGAGCCCCTGAGTGAAGTTTAGTATTTCCTAACCCTACCAGAGCtcacatttattattcattgagcTCAAACGTAGCCTCGGCGGTCTTGTTGTAGGCTTGAATTGCCTCTTTGCCCTTTATGTCTCCCGTCCCTTCCCTTAACATCTTTAACAATGAATCTTATGTGGACACAACAATGGTCCCAAGCAAAAGTCCCGttttcttgttaaaaaaaaataataataaaagcttGTGACTGTTATGTATTTTTCACTTACACTGGCAAACATATATTTGGGCATTACTGCCATATACTGTtgcatttttaaccatttaaatGACGACAACAGGGTAGTGTGTTGTTAAGATTTCCACTCTCGACCAACGGACACCTTGGAAAATCCAAGCATGAATGTAATggaattttcctgatttttgtgGTTTCAGCtccaagtttttgtttttttttgcattaccaTGCACCCAAATATATTAtctgttttatcctcactaaacCAACATGTCAACTTTGACTCTCtttatattcatgtattttttctagGGCCAGAATCAGCCATAGTGGGTCAGTGAAGCTGAGTATCTACATGACCATCTACACCATAACTTATGTCATCCTCTTCATCTATGAGGCCGAGGTacagacacacacccacatacacatcacacatGTTATTTTAGGCAAGGCAATGACTTAAATTGAGCTTTTACAcacgcatacctgtcaactggtacgttctcgccgtaattggtacaactgaaagcccatttttatattggtacgctgtacacatgaaaatggtacgctaaacggtgattttgagaaaaaaaaataaattaaggcactttctagccatttttcaccatccgccattgtttcttcccggaaacgcatgtctgccaagtgatatatgtaccggcgcctctgattggctaaaaaaaaaagatcatgataaacatttcgttttgtaacactttcaccatgtgatttccgtttcctgtcaaaaaagtaaagtggtaagattttccatgtatttatacatatatgtaagggcgaaaacaaaatttggtaagatcacaaatggttcgaggttgacaggtatgcacacGTTCCCTCCGTCTAAGTCGCTACGCTTGTTGTTGCCGCGCTAAAAATCCGGTTCCTCGGGGCTTTGTCGGTCGGATTGGGTAGATAATTCATACAGGAAAAATGGGTAGTTTGGGAccaagctgctgctgctgacgCCGCACGTTCTATTATTTCACGCTAATTTAACAGCTTTTGACATTTGGACTAGATGGAGCGAAACTGGTCCTGTGAAATTATACCAGGCGCGTGATAGCACTTTGAGATGGCCTCATAGAAACTATGCTACTGTAAGTGTGTAGTTGTAATTAGAAATTCTCTGGGGTTTGAGCATAGATCTCTTTTTAAACGAGCCATTGTCCACTATTCCAGTCCCCAGTGTGAACAAATCAAGGTTTATAAAGAACTCATCAAACATCTACTGAtgttgtatataatatataaataatataatgataAACTGCtatatttctctttttaaataaatgagagGGATTTAGAGTCTTTTCAACACATTCCAATGGAGAAAACTGATCTGATTGGCAAGACAAGTTGAGCCACGACTTCGATCACAAAACTGTTTCAACCCTTATGGCAATGTAGCCCTGTTTTGGAAGTCATTTGTTCAATTTCATTCCAATTGGATTCCGAATAGAGCCAGGCAGCTACCTCATTACCCACGGGCACACTCGAGGAATCCCAATCCGCCCGGTGTGACATCCTCACCCTCATTCATTATGCGGCGTCTCTACTATTGCGAGTGTGAAGACTCCACTCGCTGTGATGTTCAGCACACCAGCATATGATGAATTAATAACGGCCTGCTCTCTGTAGATAAAGCAGCAATGCCATATACAGAGTAGAAACTTTGCCGCTATATCAACCGAGCGTACGGCCTATGGTAACCAAGCACCTCACACTCTGGGGAGCTTCAgctaaaaataagacaaactgGGTTACGCCGGCTCCTCTCGAGCACAGCTCGAAATTCAACAGGCCACGCTTGATTGGACGCTCGACTTTCGCGAGGTCCCGGCAAAAAATCACATGCATTATGAAGTAGCGGGTAACCCGGTCACGGTGGCGTCTGCCAGACCGTGAAATGAAATCCGGTACCGGCCCGCAACGTAGACGTACGCGTATTGAGGCTGAGGAGATGTCAGGTTGAAACATTTGGATATCTGTTTTCAGTTCTTCGATCCCGGCGAGGTTCTTTACGCCTACGATAGCCCGGCGGGTTACGGGCTGATGGGCTTGCAGCTACTGGCCTATGTGTGGTTCTGCTATGCCGTTCTGGTCTCGCTCAAGCACTACCCTGAAAAGCAACCCTTTTATGTCCCTTTCTTCACCACCTACACGCTGTGGTGAGTCTTCAGCCCGAAGACGTGCCCGTTATTTATGAATGGGAAGAATTTTCTCAATGAATTATTCACGCCATGTTCTTTCATTGTCAAAGggatttaaagttgttttaaagTGGCCCTTTCTCAACATGAATTTGATGAACATTGATTTACATAtcaattattcttttaaaacCATTCAACTGGAATTGGGCATTCAATTGCAcaggaaaaaataagttttaaaaaatatatagtaagtATATATCTGAAGTAAATTAGATTTTTGAGGtattttgtatttacttttCCTGTTTAATGTAACATAGGTAAAATTGTGTGTTCAccccttgtctttttttcttcacatgctTTAGTTAGGTTTTTCGTCatttgtattttcacaacttgaTTCAACTGGAATTGGGCATTCaattacacaaaaataaaaataagtttaagGGTATATATATCTGAAATAATCAGATTTTTTAGGtattttgtatttacttttCCTGTTCCTGTTTAGTGTAACATAGATTAAATTATTCTTGTGTTAActccttgtcttttttttcttcacactcTTTATTTAGGTTTTTCGCCGTGCCCGTGATGGCTCTCATCGCCAACTTTGGCATCCCCCGTTGGGCTCGTGAGAAGATTGTCAACGGCATTCAACTGGGCATCCATCTCTACGCTCATATCGTCTTCCTGGTTCGTCACATTGATGAGCCAGGCCTGCCAGTTGGCAGCTAGTAACACGCCTCTTTGCTTTTCCCAGGTGATCACGCGGCCTTCGGCGGCCAACAAGAACTTTCCTTACCACGTGCGCACGTCTCAAATTGGGATCCTGCTGTCCAGCCCCAAGGGCGGTGAGGGCGGGGAAAGCTTCCCTCACCACGCTTACGGTAACGGCTCCTTCCTTGGAGACTCCCAACCCAACTTCACGGAGCTCTTTTCCATACATTCGGTGagccttttaaaatgataacTTTCCTCCATAAACTATGTCCATATTCCCTGACTCGCTCGGCAAAGGGTAACCACACTTTTCCTGCAGGATCCGGTAAAGACGGTCGAGGAAACGGTGCCGCGTAAAGGCCCCGACGTGCCGAGGAACAGCGAGCAGAAAATCATCACCACTTCAGCCACAGCAGATGACCTGGCGTCTATTTTGCCGCCGCTCCCGCCCCCAATTCCGCCACGTCCAGCCTCCACGGCGCGCTCGGCACCTCTCCCCGTGCGACTACCATCTTTCACGGAGTACTTCAGCATGCagagcggaggaggaggagggttcGGATCAAAAGCGTGAGGCGGACGAAGGACTGAGTCAGTAAGTACAAAATAacagacattttgaaaaaagttcTAAAGGA includes:
- the tmem145 gene encoding transmembrane protein 145, producing MEAWVGGRLLWLAALSGFLCMDTALGKYVKGVVDTKEDWMFLTRFCFLTDFGRLDFRFRYPKSRCCQNILLYFDDASQWPAVYKRPEKNCDQREAVLRPENNQVINLTTRYTWSGCVVEGEGDDEMLSCVGGRSFRSVRERWWYIALSKCGSDGLRLEYEMKLTNGQSFWTQHFSADEFGILETDITFLVIFFIVFLLSCYFAYNLKGRQLLHTTYKMFMTAAGVEVLSLLFHCVYWGLYAQDGVGNGSLKILGKLLFSISFLVFLLMLILLGKGFTVTRARISHSGSVKLSIYMTIYTITYVILFIYEAEFFDPGEVLYAYDSPAGYGLMGLQLLAYVWFCYAVLVSLKHYPEKQPFYVPFFTTYTLWFFAVPVMALIANFGIPRWAREKIVNGIQLGIHLYAHIVFLVITRPSAANKNFPYHVRTSQIGILLSSPKGGEGGESFPHHAYGNGSFLGDSQPNFTELFSIHSDPVKTVEETVPRKGPDVPRNSEQKIITTSATADDLASILPPLPPPIPPRPASTARSAPLPVRLPSFTEYFSMQSGGGGGFGSKA